A window of Gasterosteus aculeatus chromosome 9, fGasAcu3.hap1.1, whole genome shotgun sequence contains these coding sequences:
- the clockb gene encoding clock circadian regulator b isoform X3, giving the protein MTSSIGDDCSIFDGLMEEDEKDKAKRVSRNKSEKKRRDQFNVLIKELGTMLPGNTRKMDKSTILQKSIDFLCKHKEIAAQSESSEIRQDWKPPFLSNEEFTQLMLEALDGFFLAIMTDGNILYVSESVTSLLEHLPTDLVDQNLLNFLPLGEHSEVYKALSTHPTDHENLSSDYLKTKNHMEFCCHMLRGTIDPKEPPVYEYVKFIGNFKSLNNVPNAGRNGLAGVLQRSLQPAFDDQVCFVATVRLAKPQFIKEMCTVEEPNEEFTSRHSLEWKFLFLDHRAPPIIGYLPFEVLGTSGYDYYHVDDLETLAKCHEHLMQYGKGKSCYYRFLTKGQQWIWLQTHYYITYHQWNSRPEFIVCTHTVVSYAEVRAEQRRELGIEESNPEVNANKGHDSGSESQLNTSSLKEALERFDRSRTHSTSSQSSCKSSSHVSDNTCTSSKLHMDTATPPRQSLASTMEMTSQRRSSISSQSMSSQTTGQSVAPGMITHQQHQQQQQQQQPQQQQQQQQPPQQQQQQQQQPPQQLQANIQPVMEFSAQVNAMQHLKDQLEHRTRLIQANIQRQQDELRHIQDQLQRVQGQGIQMLLQQQGGAMNVQLSQVGSVQPTTALTGPLQQTAINPVHSGTQQLTIQQQAPPPQQQTNALAQEFVSCPFLVPHIITLLPQRQPQPAPQPQPPPQGSVSAPLYNTMMISQPVQPNLLQISTSLPQTNTQQGTAVATFTQDRQIRFPAGQQLVTKLVTAPMACGAVMVPTSMFMGQVVTAYNPFGGQQQGGQTQTLTLQPAQPPQGQPDGQNQTTVVAPGGQQGQQQQQQFLQAAFPLQQQGTFTQTTQQQQQQQQQQQQQQQQRQQQQQQQQQQHHHHQSHHQRHQQQLKPQPQKPQKAPSSHRTDSVSSQPQ; this is encoded by the exons ATGACATCAAGCATAGG GGATGATTGTAGCATCTTTGACGGGTTGATGGAAGAAGATGAGAAGGACAAAGCAAAACG GGTGTCCAGAAACAAGTCTGAGAAGAAACGGAGAGACCAGTTCAATGTCCTCATCAAGGAACTCGGCACGATGTTGCCGGGCAATACCAGGAAGATGGACAAGTCCACCATCCTGCAGAAGAGCATTGACTTCCTGTGTAAACACAAAG AGATCGCAGCGCAGTCGGAGTCCAGTGAGATCAGGCAGGACTGGAAGCCTCCGTTTCTCAGCAATGAGGAGTTCACCCAGCTCATGCTGGAG GCTCTGGACGGGTTCTTTTTAGCAATAATGACTGATGGCAACATCCTCTACGTCTCCGAGAGTGTCACCTCACTACTTGAACACTTACCG ACGGACCTGGTGGACCAGAACCTGTTAAACTTCCTGCCACTTGGGGAACACTCTGAGGTGTACAAGGCTCTGTCCACACACCCCACCGACCACGAGAACCTTAGCTCCGACTACCTGAAGA CTAAGAACCACATGGAGTTCTGCTGCCATATGCTACGAGGGACCATCGACCCCAAAGAACCGCCGGTCTACGAGTACGTAAAGTTCATCGGCAACTTCAAATCCCTCAACAACG TTCCCAACGCCGGCAGGAACGGTCTGGCCGGGGTGTTACAGCGGTCGCTACAGCCTGCGTTCGACGACCAAGTGTGCTTCGTAGCCACAGTTCGGCTGGCGAAACCTCAGTTTATCAAG GAAATGTGTACAGTGGAGGAGCCCAATGAAGAATTCACCTCTAGACACAGTCTAGAATGGAAGTTCCTCTTCTTAGACCatag AGCTCCACCAATCATAGGATACCTGCCTTTCGAGGTCCTGGGAACATCTGGGTACGACTATTACCATGTGGACGACCTGGAGACACTAGCCAAGTGCCACGAACACC tgatGCAGTACGGCAAAGGGAAGTCTTGTTACTATCGTTTCCTGACTAAAGGGCAACAGTGGATCTGGCTTCAGACGCACTACTACATCACCTATCACCAGTGGAACTCTCGACCCGAGTTTATTGTCTGTACGCACACAGTAGTCAG CTATGCAGAGGTGAGGGCAGAGCAGCGCAGAGAGCTGGGCATTGAGGAGTCTAACCCAGAAGTAAATGCAAATAAG GGTCACGACTCCGGCTCGGAGTCCCAGCTGAATACGTCCAGCCTCAAGGAGGCCTTGGAGCGCTTCGACCGCAGCCGGACGCACTCGACCTCCTCGCAGAGCTCTTGCAAGTCCTCATCGCACGTCTCCGACAACACGTGCActt CCTCCAAGCTCCACATGGACACGGCCACGCCTCCTCGGCAGTCCCTGGCCTCCACCATGGAGATGACATCACAGCGCCGCTCATCCATCAGCAGCCAG TCTATGAGCTCTCAGACCACAGGACAGAGTGTGGCTCCAGGTATGATCACTCATCAGCAacatcagcaacaacaacagcagcaacaaccacaacaacaacaacaacagcagcaaccaccacaacagcaacaacagcaacagcaacagccgCCACAGCAGCTACAGGCAAACATACAG CCGGTGATGGAGTTCTCAGCGCAGGTGAACGCCATGCAGCACCTGAAGGACCAGCTGGAACATCGGACGAGACTGATCCAAGCCAACATCCAGCGGCAGCAGGACGAGCTGAGACATATACAGGACCAGCTGCAGAGAGTCCAGGGGCAGGGCATCCAG ATGTTGCTGCAGCAGCAAGGAGGAGCAATGAACGTGCAGCTATCCCAGGTGGGCTCGGTCCAACCAACGACTGCTTTGACCGGTCCGCTTCAGCAAACGGCAATTAACCCCGTCCATTCAGGAACTCAGCAGCTCACCATCCAGcagcaggctccgccccctcagcAGCAGACCAACGCCCTCGCACAG gaatttGTATCATGCCCCTTCCTCGTCCCCCACATTATCACTCTCCTGCCCCAGCGTCAGCCCCAGCCAGCCCCTCAGCCACAGCCCCCGCCCCAGGGCTCCGTATCCGCTCCGCTGTACAACACCATGATGatttcccagccagtgcagccCAACCTGCTGCAGATCAGCACCAGCCTGCCGCAGACCAACACGCAGCAAGGCACCGCAGTGGCCACCTTCACGCAGGATCGACAGATCCG GTTCCCAGCAGGGCAGCAGCTGGTGACCAAGCTGGTGACGGCTCCAATGGCCTGTGGAGCCGTCATGGTGCCCACCTCCATGTTCATGGGACAGGTGGTCACTGCATACAACCCCTTTGGTGGGCAACAG CAGGGAGGTCAAACCCAGACTCTGACTTTACAACCAGCCCAACCGCCCCAAGGTCAACCGGACGGCCAAAACCAAACCACTGTAGTGGCTCCGGGTGGCCAgcaggggcagcagcagcaacagcagttCCTCCAG GCAGCTTTCCCACTCCAACAACAGGGCACATTCACGCAGacaacgcagcagcagcagcagcaacaacaacaacaacaacaacaacagcagcaaaggcaacaacaacaacaacagcagcaacagcagcaccaccaccaccagtctcACCACCAGaggcaccagcagcagctgaaaccTCAGCCCCAGAAACCGCAGAAAGCCCCGTCGTCGCACAGGACTGACAGCGTCAGCAGCCAACCACAGTAA
- the clockb gene encoding clock circadian regulator b isoform X6 — protein sequence MTSSIGDDCSIFDGLMEEDEKDKAKRVSRNKSEKKRRDQFNVLIKELGTMLPGNTRKMDKSTILQKSIDFLCKHKEIAAQSESSEIRQDWKPPFLSNEEFTQLMLEALDGFFLAIMTDGNILYVSESVTSLLEHLPTDLVDQNLLNFLPLGEHSEVYKALSTHPTDHENLSSDYLKTKNHMEFCCHMLRGTIDPKEPPVYEYVKFIGNFKSLNNVPNAGRNGLAGVLQRSLQPAFDDQVCFVATVRLAKPQFIKEMCTVEEPNEEFTSRHSLEWKFLFLDHRAPPIIGYLPFEVLGTSGYDYYHVDDLETLAKCHEHLMQYGKGKSCYYRFLTKGQQWIWLQTHYYITYHQWNSRPEFIVCTHTVVSYAEVRAEQRRELGIEESNPEVNANKGHDSGSESQLNTSSLKEALERFDRSRTHSTSSQSSCKSSSHVSDNTCTSSKLHMDTATPPRQSLASTMEMTSQRRSSISSQSMSSQTTGQSVAPGMITHQQHQQQQQQQQPQQQQQQQQPPQQQQQQQQQPPQQLQANIQPVMEFSAQVNAMQHLKDQLEHRTRLIQANIQRQQDELRHIQDQLQRVQGQGIQMLLQQQGGAMNVQLSQVGSVQPTTALTGPLQQTAINPVHSGTQQLTIQQQAPPPQQQTNALAQRQPQPAPQPQPPPQGSVSAPLYNTMMISQPVQPNLLQISTSLPQTNTQQGTAVATFTQDRQIRFPAGQQLVTKLVTAPMACGAVMVPTSMFMGQVVTAYNPFGGQQQGGQTQTLTLQPAQPPQGQPDGQNQTTVVAPGGQQGQQQQQQFLQAAFPLQQQGTFTQTTQQQQQQQQQQQQQQQQRQQQQQQQQQQHHHHQSHHQRHQQQLKPQPQKPQKAPSSHRTDSVSSQPQ from the exons ATGACATCAAGCATAGG GGATGATTGTAGCATCTTTGACGGGTTGATGGAAGAAGATGAGAAGGACAAAGCAAAACG GGTGTCCAGAAACAAGTCTGAGAAGAAACGGAGAGACCAGTTCAATGTCCTCATCAAGGAACTCGGCACGATGTTGCCGGGCAATACCAGGAAGATGGACAAGTCCACCATCCTGCAGAAGAGCATTGACTTCCTGTGTAAACACAAAG AGATCGCAGCGCAGTCGGAGTCCAGTGAGATCAGGCAGGACTGGAAGCCTCCGTTTCTCAGCAATGAGGAGTTCACCCAGCTCATGCTGGAG GCTCTGGACGGGTTCTTTTTAGCAATAATGACTGATGGCAACATCCTCTACGTCTCCGAGAGTGTCACCTCACTACTTGAACACTTACCG ACGGACCTGGTGGACCAGAACCTGTTAAACTTCCTGCCACTTGGGGAACACTCTGAGGTGTACAAGGCTCTGTCCACACACCCCACCGACCACGAGAACCTTAGCTCCGACTACCTGAAGA CTAAGAACCACATGGAGTTCTGCTGCCATATGCTACGAGGGACCATCGACCCCAAAGAACCGCCGGTCTACGAGTACGTAAAGTTCATCGGCAACTTCAAATCCCTCAACAACG TTCCCAACGCCGGCAGGAACGGTCTGGCCGGGGTGTTACAGCGGTCGCTACAGCCTGCGTTCGACGACCAAGTGTGCTTCGTAGCCACAGTTCGGCTGGCGAAACCTCAGTTTATCAAG GAAATGTGTACAGTGGAGGAGCCCAATGAAGAATTCACCTCTAGACACAGTCTAGAATGGAAGTTCCTCTTCTTAGACCatag AGCTCCACCAATCATAGGATACCTGCCTTTCGAGGTCCTGGGAACATCTGGGTACGACTATTACCATGTGGACGACCTGGAGACACTAGCCAAGTGCCACGAACACC tgatGCAGTACGGCAAAGGGAAGTCTTGTTACTATCGTTTCCTGACTAAAGGGCAACAGTGGATCTGGCTTCAGACGCACTACTACATCACCTATCACCAGTGGAACTCTCGACCCGAGTTTATTGTCTGTACGCACACAGTAGTCAG CTATGCAGAGGTGAGGGCAGAGCAGCGCAGAGAGCTGGGCATTGAGGAGTCTAACCCAGAAGTAAATGCAAATAAG GGTCACGACTCCGGCTCGGAGTCCCAGCTGAATACGTCCAGCCTCAAGGAGGCCTTGGAGCGCTTCGACCGCAGCCGGACGCACTCGACCTCCTCGCAGAGCTCTTGCAAGTCCTCATCGCACGTCTCCGACAACACGTGCActt CCTCCAAGCTCCACATGGACACGGCCACGCCTCCTCGGCAGTCCCTGGCCTCCACCATGGAGATGACATCACAGCGCCGCTCATCCATCAGCAGCCAG TCTATGAGCTCTCAGACCACAGGACAGAGTGTGGCTCCAGGTATGATCACTCATCAGCAacatcagcaacaacaacagcagcaacaaccacaacaacaacaacaacagcagcaaccaccacaacagcaacaacagcaacagcaacagccgCCACAGCAGCTACAGGCAAACATACAG CCGGTGATGGAGTTCTCAGCGCAGGTGAACGCCATGCAGCACCTGAAGGACCAGCTGGAACATCGGACGAGACTGATCCAAGCCAACATCCAGCGGCAGCAGGACGAGCTGAGACATATACAGGACCAGCTGCAGAGAGTCCAGGGGCAGGGCATCCAG ATGTTGCTGCAGCAGCAAGGAGGAGCAATGAACGTGCAGCTATCCCAGGTGGGCTCGGTCCAACCAACGACTGCTTTGACCGGTCCGCTTCAGCAAACGGCAATTAACCCCGTCCATTCAGGAACTCAGCAGCTCACCATCCAGcagcaggctccgccccctcagcAGCAGACCAACGCCCTCGCACAG CGTCAGCCCCAGCCAGCCCCTCAGCCACAGCCCCCGCCCCAGGGCTCCGTATCCGCTCCGCTGTACAACACCATGATGatttcccagccagtgcagccCAACCTGCTGCAGATCAGCACCAGCCTGCCGCAGACCAACACGCAGCAAGGCACCGCAGTGGCCACCTTCACGCAGGATCGACAGATCCG GTTCCCAGCAGGGCAGCAGCTGGTGACCAAGCTGGTGACGGCTCCAATGGCCTGTGGAGCCGTCATGGTGCCCACCTCCATGTTCATGGGACAGGTGGTCACTGCATACAACCCCTTTGGTGGGCAACAG CAGGGAGGTCAAACCCAGACTCTGACTTTACAACCAGCCCAACCGCCCCAAGGTCAACCGGACGGCCAAAACCAAACCACTGTAGTGGCTCCGGGTGGCCAgcaggggcagcagcagcaacagcagttCCTCCAG GCAGCTTTCCCACTCCAACAACAGGGCACATTCACGCAGacaacgcagcagcagcagcagcaacaacaacaacaacaacaacaacagcagcaaaggcaacaacaacaacaacagcagcaacagcagcaccaccaccaccagtctcACCACCAGaggcaccagcagcagctgaaaccTCAGCCCCAGAAACCGCAGAAAGCCCCGTCGTCGCACAGGACTGACAGCGTCAGCAGCCAACCACAGTAA
- the clockb gene encoding clock circadian regulator b isoform X5, translated as MTSSIGDDCSIFDGLMEEDEKDKAKRVSRNKSEKKRRDQFNVLIKELGTMLPGNTRKMDKSTILQKSIDFLCKHKEIAAQSESSEIRQDWKPPFLSNEEFTQLMLEALDGFFLAIMTDGNILYVSESVTSLLEHLPTDLVDQNLLNFLPLGEHSEVYKALSTHPTDHENLSSDYLKTKNHMEFCCHMLRGTIDPKEPPVYEYVKFIGNFKSLNNVPNAGRNGLAGVLQRSLQPAFDDQVCFVATVRLAKPQFIKEMCTVEEPNEEFTSRHSLEWKFLFLDHRAPPIIGYLPFEVLGTSGYDYYHVDDLETLAKCHEHLMQYGKGKSCYYRFLTKGQQWIWLQTHYYITYHQWNSRPEFIVCTHTVVSYAEVRAEQRRELGIEESNPEVNANKGHDSGSESQLNTSSLKEALERFDRSRTHSTSSQSSCKSSSHVSDNTCTSSKLHMDTATPPRQSLASTMEMTSQRRSSISSQSMSSQTTGQSVAPGMITHQQHQQQQQQQQPQQQQQQQQPPQQQQQQQQQPPQQLQANIQPVMEFSAQVNAMQHLKDQLEHRTRLIQANIQRQQDELRHIQDQLQRVQGQGIQMLLQQQGGAMNVQLSQVGSVQPTTALTGPLQQTAINPVHSGTQQLTIQQQAPPPQQQTNALAQRQPQPAPQPQPPPQGSVSAPLYNTMMISQPVQPNLLQISTSLPQTNTQQGTAVATFTQDRQIRFPAGQQLVTKLVTAPMACGAVMVPTSMFMGQVVTAYNPFGGQQGGQTQTLTLQPAQPPQGQPDGQNQTTVVAPGGQQGQQQQQQFLQGTHLLHSNQSTQLILQAAFPLQQQGTFTQTTQQQQQQQQQQQQQQQQRQQQQQQQQQQHHHHQSHHQRHQQQLKPQPQKPQKAPSSHRTDSVSSQPQ; from the exons ATGACATCAAGCATAGG GGATGATTGTAGCATCTTTGACGGGTTGATGGAAGAAGATGAGAAGGACAAAGCAAAACG GGTGTCCAGAAACAAGTCTGAGAAGAAACGGAGAGACCAGTTCAATGTCCTCATCAAGGAACTCGGCACGATGTTGCCGGGCAATACCAGGAAGATGGACAAGTCCACCATCCTGCAGAAGAGCATTGACTTCCTGTGTAAACACAAAG AGATCGCAGCGCAGTCGGAGTCCAGTGAGATCAGGCAGGACTGGAAGCCTCCGTTTCTCAGCAATGAGGAGTTCACCCAGCTCATGCTGGAG GCTCTGGACGGGTTCTTTTTAGCAATAATGACTGATGGCAACATCCTCTACGTCTCCGAGAGTGTCACCTCACTACTTGAACACTTACCG ACGGACCTGGTGGACCAGAACCTGTTAAACTTCCTGCCACTTGGGGAACACTCTGAGGTGTACAAGGCTCTGTCCACACACCCCACCGACCACGAGAACCTTAGCTCCGACTACCTGAAGA CTAAGAACCACATGGAGTTCTGCTGCCATATGCTACGAGGGACCATCGACCCCAAAGAACCGCCGGTCTACGAGTACGTAAAGTTCATCGGCAACTTCAAATCCCTCAACAACG TTCCCAACGCCGGCAGGAACGGTCTGGCCGGGGTGTTACAGCGGTCGCTACAGCCTGCGTTCGACGACCAAGTGTGCTTCGTAGCCACAGTTCGGCTGGCGAAACCTCAGTTTATCAAG GAAATGTGTACAGTGGAGGAGCCCAATGAAGAATTCACCTCTAGACACAGTCTAGAATGGAAGTTCCTCTTCTTAGACCatag AGCTCCACCAATCATAGGATACCTGCCTTTCGAGGTCCTGGGAACATCTGGGTACGACTATTACCATGTGGACGACCTGGAGACACTAGCCAAGTGCCACGAACACC tgatGCAGTACGGCAAAGGGAAGTCTTGTTACTATCGTTTCCTGACTAAAGGGCAACAGTGGATCTGGCTTCAGACGCACTACTACATCACCTATCACCAGTGGAACTCTCGACCCGAGTTTATTGTCTGTACGCACACAGTAGTCAG CTATGCAGAGGTGAGGGCAGAGCAGCGCAGAGAGCTGGGCATTGAGGAGTCTAACCCAGAAGTAAATGCAAATAAG GGTCACGACTCCGGCTCGGAGTCCCAGCTGAATACGTCCAGCCTCAAGGAGGCCTTGGAGCGCTTCGACCGCAGCCGGACGCACTCGACCTCCTCGCAGAGCTCTTGCAAGTCCTCATCGCACGTCTCCGACAACACGTGCActt CCTCCAAGCTCCACATGGACACGGCCACGCCTCCTCGGCAGTCCCTGGCCTCCACCATGGAGATGACATCACAGCGCCGCTCATCCATCAGCAGCCAG TCTATGAGCTCTCAGACCACAGGACAGAGTGTGGCTCCAGGTATGATCACTCATCAGCAacatcagcaacaacaacagcagcaacaaccacaacaacaacaacaacagcagcaaccaccacaacagcaacaacagcaacagcaacagccgCCACAGCAGCTACAGGCAAACATACAG CCGGTGATGGAGTTCTCAGCGCAGGTGAACGCCATGCAGCACCTGAAGGACCAGCTGGAACATCGGACGAGACTGATCCAAGCCAACATCCAGCGGCAGCAGGACGAGCTGAGACATATACAGGACCAGCTGCAGAGAGTCCAGGGGCAGGGCATCCAG ATGTTGCTGCAGCAGCAAGGAGGAGCAATGAACGTGCAGCTATCCCAGGTGGGCTCGGTCCAACCAACGACTGCTTTGACCGGTCCGCTTCAGCAAACGGCAATTAACCCCGTCCATTCAGGAACTCAGCAGCTCACCATCCAGcagcaggctccgccccctcagcAGCAGACCAACGCCCTCGCACAG CGTCAGCCCCAGCCAGCCCCTCAGCCACAGCCCCCGCCCCAGGGCTCCGTATCCGCTCCGCTGTACAACACCATGATGatttcccagccagtgcagccCAACCTGCTGCAGATCAGCACCAGCCTGCCGCAGACCAACACGCAGCAAGGCACCGCAGTGGCCACCTTCACGCAGGATCGACAGATCCG GTTCCCAGCAGGGCAGCAGCTGGTGACCAAGCTGGTGACGGCTCCAATGGCCTGTGGAGCCGTCATGGTGCCCACCTCCATGTTCATGGGACAGGTGGTCACTGCATACAACCCCTTTGGTGGGCAACAG GGAGGTCAAACCCAGACTCTGACTTTACAACCAGCCCAACCGCCCCAAGGTCAACCGGACGGCCAAAACCAAACCACTGTAGTGGCTCCGGGTGGCCAgcaggggcagcagcagcaacagcagttCCTCCAG GGCACTCATCTTCTCCATAGCAACCAGTCTACCCAACTTATTCTGCAGGCAGCTTTCCCACTCCAACAACAGGGCACATTCACGCAGacaacgcagcagcagcagcagcaacaacaacaacaacaacaacaacagcagcaaaggcaacaacaacaacaacagcagcaacagcagcaccaccaccaccagtctcACCACCAGaggcaccagcagcagctgaaaccTCAGCCCCAGAAACCGCAGAAAGCCCCGTCGTCGCACAGGACTGACAGCGTCAGCAGCCAACCACAGTAA